Proteins encoded within one genomic window of Stigmatopora argus isolate UIUO_Sarg chromosome 21, RoL_Sarg_1.0, whole genome shotgun sequence:
- the LOC144067232 gene encoding major histocompatibility complex class I-related protein 1-like, protein MRTGFGHFDQQMFLLFLSVFHTMEIIETASSQIPNFPEFLAVGYVDGVPITHYDSMSRKVSPKQDWVNKITAQDPYYWRRNTAICIGNQHIYKVNIEIANERFNQSGGVHTIQRMYGCGWDDETGEVDGWRHEAYDGEDFISLDLKQWRWIAFKPQALVTKQKWEQQLDIQYKKYYYTEICPDYLKMHLSNGKDFLTRTVLPRLSLLQKRSWSPVTCHATGFYPRDAILFWKKDGQKLSEGVEREETLPNHDGTFQVAAHLRAADPSARYECVFQLAGVPDDIVVPLDDRVLLSNERIQAEERRKTALAVAVPLAVLVAVVIVAAIVYKWRKAKYAPVVLHAEATEPASQERPPEANILPQSVAERDVVPIE, encoded by the exons ATGAGGACAGGATTTGGGCATTTCGATCAAcaaatgtttttgctttttctttcagtgTTCCACACGATGGAGATTATCGAAACGGCGTCGTCTCAAATTCCAAACTTCCCAGAATTCTTGGCCGTCGGTTACGTTGACGGCGTGCCGATCACTCACTACGACAGCATGAGCAGGAAAGTAAGTCCCAAACAGGATTGGGTGAACAAGATCACAGCCCAGGATCCATACTACTGGAGGAGGAACACAGCGATCTGTATTGGCAATCAGCACATCTACAAAGTCAACATTGAAATTGCTAATGAGCGCTTCAACCAAAGCGGAG GCGTTCACACGATCCAGCGAATGTATGGCTGCGGATGGGACGACGAGACCGGCGAGGTTGACGGTTGGCGACACGAGGCTTACGACGGAGAAGACTTCATATCGTTAGACTTGAAGCAATGGAGATGGATCGCGTTCAAGCCGCAAGCGCTCGTCACCAAACAGAAATGGGAACAACAACTTGATATTCAATATAAAAAGTATTACTACACTGAAATTTGTCCAGACTACTTGAAGATGCATTTGAGCAACGGGAAGGACTTCCTCACGAGAACAG TGCTTCCGCGCCTGTCCCTGCTGCAGAAGAGGTCGTGGTCGCCGGTGACCTGCCACGCCACGGGGTTCTACCCCAGGGACGCCATCTTGTTCTGGAAGAAGGACGGCCAGAAACTCTCCGAGGGCGTGGAGAGGGAAGAGACCCTGCCCAACCACGACGGGACCTTCCAGGTCGCCGCCCACCTCAGAGCGGCGGACCCTAGCGCCCGATACGAGTGCGTCTTCCAGCTGGCCGGCGTCCCGGACGACATCGTCGTCCCGCTAGACGACCGCGTCCTCCTGAGCAACGAGCGCATCCAAG CGGAAGAAAGGAGGAAGACGGCACTGGCCGTCGCCGTACCGTTGGCCGTCCTCGTGGCCGTCGTGATCGTCGCCGCCATCGTCTACAaatggagaaaag CCAAATATGCGCCAGTTG TTCTCCACGCCGAAGCGACCGAGCCCGCTTCCCAGGAGCGCCCCCCCGAGGCCAATATTCTGCCCCAAAGCGTAGCCGAACGAGATGTCGTCCCCATTGAGTGA
- the LOC144067234 gene encoding major histocompatibility complex class I-related protein 1-like, which yields MKTRMFLHLFAFLSCSPLVINAVFHTLEFIITASSQIPNFPEYLSVAYVDGVPITHYDSMSGKFSPKQDWVNKITTQDPHYWRRDKGICIGYQQVTKNDFETVNELFNQSGGVHTFQVMSGCSWDDETGEIDGWRHYAYDGENFISLDLKQWRWLAFKPQALVTKHKWEEQFVIQFYKDYYTQTCPEYLKAHVSNGKDFLTRTVLPRLSLLQKRSWSPVTCHATGFYPRDAILFWKKDGQKVSKGVEREDTLPNHDGTFQVAAHLRAADLSARYECVFQLAGVPDDIVVPLDHRVLLSNERIQAEERRKMALAVAVPLAVLVVAVVIVAAIVYKWRKGEGRLLFQSLATNFIPDK from the exons tcTTCCACACGCTGGAGTTTATCATCACAGCGTCGTCTCAAATTCCAAACTTCCCAGAATACTTGAGCGTCGCTTACGTTGACGGCGTGCCGATCACTCACTACGACAGCATGAGCGGGAAATTTAGTCCCAAACAGGATTGGGTGAACAAGATCACAACCCAGGATCCACACTACTGGAGGCGTGACAAGGGGATCTGTATTGGCTATCAGCAGGtcacaaaaaatgactttgaaacTGTTAATGAGCTTTTTAACCAAAGCGGAG GCGTTCACACGTTCCAGGTGATGTCTGGCTGCAGCTGGGACGACGAGACCGGCGAGATTGACGGTTGGCGACACTACGCTTACGACGGAGAAAACTTCATATCGTTAGACTTGAAGCAATGGAGATGGCTCGCGTTCAAGCCGCAAGCGCTCGTCACCAAACACAAATGGGAAGAACAATTTGTTATTCAATTTTACAAGGATTACTACACTCAAACTTGTCCAGAGTACTTGAAGGCGCATGTGAGCAATGGGAAGGACTTCCTCACGAGAACAG TGCTTCCGCGCCTGTCCCTGCTGCAGAAGAGGTCGTGGTCGCCGGTGACCTGCCACGCCACGGGTTTCTACCCCAGGGACGCCATCTTGTTCTGGAAGAAGGACGGCCAGAAAGTCTCCAAGGGCGTGGAGAGGGAAGACACCCTGCCCAACCACGACGGGACCTTCCAGGTCGCCGCCCACCTCAGAGCGGCGGACCTCAGCGCCCGATACGAGTGCGTCTTCCAGCTGGCCGGCGTCCCGGACGACATCGTCGTCCCGCTAGACCACCGCGTCCTCCTGAGCAACGAGCGCATCCAAG CGGAAGAAAGGAGGAAGATGGCGCTGGCCGTCGCCGTACCGTTGGCCGTCCTCGTTGTGGCCGTCGTGATCGTCGCCGCCATCGTCTACAaatggagaaaaggtgagggacGTTTGCTTTTTCAGTCGCTGGCGACTAACTTTATTCCTGACAAGTAG